One genomic segment of Helicobacter enhydrae includes these proteins:
- a CDS encoding glucose-6-phosphate isomerase: MIKFESFYDAIRSRSIPNPSSEALDSVYEAIVKEKVSNKSGYYNLPFESRAIQDSRQYIQANQEFLCGIKHLVIIGVGGSSLGTKAIDTMLCHLPNRKAIELKFLEHTDPIEISKTLQGITLADTLFLMVSKSGSTIETSSLAKYVIHHFELLSHPKHLVVITDEDSPLCHWAKLKEIYCICIAKNVGGRFSVLSSVGILPLMILGYDVQSLLDGAKIFVMNFLHRKEDHLLRKAIFLAKSRERYQNNVLFSYSSSFKDFNSWYVQLWAESLGKIDAYGKKVGLTPIALIGSIDQHSFLQLIVQGSLDKTVTFLNINRKNYTEPKIPDLRMEFLENTDYVNGASFAKLISKQQIATKETLQAEGIPTDEIVIDFLCEKSVGQLIVYFELLTSCVGKIMDINTYDQPGVEFGKIRLKEMFDVKT; encoded by the coding sequence ATGATCAAGTTTGAGAGTTTTTATGATGCAATCAGATCAAGATCGATCCCCAATCCTAGCAGCGAGGCGTTGGATAGCGTCTATGAGGCGATTGTCAAAGAAAAAGTTTCCAACAAAAGTGGTTACTACAATCTTCCTTTTGAAAGTCGTGCCATCCAAGATAGTAGGCAATACATTCAAGCAAATCAAGAGTTTTTGTGTGGAATCAAACATCTTGTGATCATTGGTGTTGGGGGGAGTTCTTTGGGGACAAAAGCGATTGATACGATGCTTTGCCATCTTCCAAATCGCAAGGCGATAGAGCTAAAGTTTTTGGAGCATACAGATCCCATCGAGATCAGCAAAACTTTACAGGGTATCACCCTTGCAGATACGCTGTTTCTGATGGTTTCCAAATCTGGAAGCACGATTGAGACATCTTCACTGGCTAAATATGTGATCCATCATTTTGAGTTGCTCTCGCATCCCAAGCATTTGGTCGTGATTACAGATGAAGATTCGCCACTTTGCCATTGGGCAAAGCTCAAAGAGATCTATTGCATTTGCATTGCCAAAAATGTCGGAGGTCGGTTTTCGGTTTTGAGCTCTGTGGGGATTCTGCCTTTGATGATTTTGGGCTATGATGTGCAAAGTTTGCTTGATGGTGCAAAGATTTTTGTGATGAATTTTTTGCATCGCAAAGAAGATCATTTGCTTAGAAAAGCAATCTTTTTGGCAAAGAGTCGTGAGCGTTATCAAAACAATGTGTTGTTTTCTTATTCGAGTTCATTTAAGGATTTCAACTCTTGGTATGTGCAACTTTGGGCAGAGAGTTTGGGCAAAATTGATGCTTATGGCAAAAAGGTCGGACTCACGCCTATTGCTTTGATTGGGAGTATCGATCAGCATTCTTTTTTGCAGTTGATTGTGCAGGGGAGTTTGGATAAAACCGTGACTTTTTTAAATATCAATCGCAAAAATTACACAGAGCCAAAGATACCTGATTTGCGTATGGAGTTTTTGGAAAATACAGATTATGTCAATGGAGCCTCATTTGCCAAGCTTATCAGCAAACAACAGATTGCAACCAAAGAGACTCTGCAGGCTGAAGGGATACCTACAGATGAAATCGTGATTGATTTTTTGTGCGAAAAAAGTGTAGGACAATTGATTGTGTATTTTGAGCTTCTGACTTCTTGTGTCGGTAAGATTATGGATATCAACACCTATGATCAGCCCGGCGTAGAGTTTGGCAAGATTCGCTTGAAAGAAATGTTTGATGTTAAAACTTGA